In Actinomyces sp. zg-332, the following proteins share a genomic window:
- the metG gene encoding methionine--tRNA ligase, with translation MTNILAAVAWPYANGPRHIGHVAGFGVPSDIFARYMRMAGNDVLMVSGTDEHGTPILVAADKEGITAQQLADKNNEIIVQDLLGLGLSYDLFTRTTTTNHYKTVQKMFETVRDNGYMVEKVIGAAISPSTGRTLPDRYIEGTCPLCGYKEARGDQCDECGKQLDPEDLINPKSKINGETPKFIETTHYFLDLPALADSLGKWLDEREKSGKWRPNVIKFSQNILDEIKPRAMTRDIDWGIPIPGWEDQPNKRLYVWFDAVIGYLSASIEWAKRIGKPEKWRDWWNNPEALSYYFMGKDNIVFHSQIWPAELLGYNGKGNKAGEYGSLGELNLPTEVVASEFLTMEGKQFSSSRGVVIYVKDVLSRYQPDALRYFISAAGPENQDSDFTWKEFVRRNNDELVSGWGNLVNRTISMIAKNFGEIPECVELEEIDKKLLGSIQDGFSEVGNLISTHKQKAALAHIMKLVGDTNKYVAETEPFKMKDESLRPRLSTVLHVLAQAVSDLNLMISPFLPHSSNKIAALLGQDDIAPMPEVKYVEDLVEEGDIPQIGTYPIITGDYSKTPKWESTPVTVGVAIAKPKPVFTKLEDSVIVEELERMNAS, from the coding sequence ATGACTAATATCCTTGCCGCAGTAGCATGGCCGTATGCTAATGGCCCACGCCACATTGGACACGTCGCAGGCTTTGGTGTTCCATCAGATATATTCGCAAGATATATGCGTATGGCTGGTAATGACGTGTTGATGGTTAGTGGAACTGACGAGCATGGCACACCAATTTTGGTTGCTGCTGATAAAGAGGGTATTACTGCTCAACAGCTAGCTGATAAGAATAACGAAATTATTGTTCAAGACTTATTGGGGTTAGGCTTATCTTATGACCTATTTACCCGTACTACAACCACTAATCACTACAAGACTGTTCAAAAAATGTTTGAAACAGTACGTGATAACGGTTACATGGTTGAAAAAGTGATTGGTGCTGCAATTTCACCATCAACTGGACGTACTTTACCTGACCGTTATATTGAAGGAACTTGTCCTTTATGTGGATATAAGGAAGCTCGTGGTGATCAGTGTGACGAATGCGGTAAACAGCTTGATCCTGAAGATTTGATTAATCCTAAGTCAAAAATTAATGGTGAGACACCTAAATTTATTGAAACTACACATTATTTCTTAGATTTGCCTGCATTGGCTGACTCTTTAGGCAAATGGCTGGATGAGAGGGAAAAGTCTGGTAAGTGGCGCCCAAATGTTATCAAGTTTTCTCAAAATATTTTGGATGAGATTAAACCACGTGCTATGACTCGTGATATCGACTGGGGAATTCCGATTCCTGGTTGGGAGGATCAGCCTAATAAACGTTTATATGTTTGGTTTGATGCTGTTATTGGTTATCTTTCTGCTTCCATTGAGTGGGCTAAACGCATTGGTAAACCTGAAAAATGGCGTGACTGGTGGAATAATCCTGAGGCTCTTTCTTATTATTTCATGGGTAAGGATAATATTGTTTTCCATTCACAGATTTGGCCAGCTGAACTACTAGGATATAACGGTAAAGGAAACAAGGCTGGTGAATATGGTTCTTTGGGAGAATTGAATTTACCAACAGAAGTTGTTGCTAGTGAGTTTTTGACAATGGAAGGTAAGCAGTTCTCTTCATCTCGTGGCGTAGTTATTTATGTAAAAGACGTTTTGTCTCGTTACCAGCCGGATGCTTTGCGATATTTCATCAGTGCTGCTGGTCCAGAAAATCAGGACTCGGATTTTACTTGGAAAGAGTTTGTACGTCGTAATAATGATGAGTTGGTGTCTGGTTGGGGTAACCTTGTAAACCGCACTATTTCTATGATTGCGAAAAATTTTGGCGAGATTCCTGAGTGCGTAGAACTTGAGGAAATTGATAAGAAACTTCTGGGCTCAATCCAAGATGGTTTTTCCGAAGTTGGGAATCTTATTTCTACACATAAGCAAAAAGCAGCTTTGGCTCATATTATGAAACTTGTGGGGGATACAAATAAGTATGTTGCTGAAACTGAACCTTTCAAGATGAAAGATGAGAGCTTGAGGCCTCGTCTAAGCACAGTTTTGCACGTATTGGCTCAAGCTGTTAGTGATTTAAACCTTATGATTAGCCCATTTTTACCTCATTCTTCAAATAAAATTGCTGCTTTGTTGGGACAAGATGATATTGCTCCTATGCCTGAAGTAAAGTATGTTGAAGATTTGGTTGAAGAGGGCGATATTCCTCAGATAGGTACTTATCCTATTATTACTGGTGACTATTCTAAGACACCTAAATGGGAATCTACTCCAGTTACAGTGGGGGTTGCTATTGCTAAGCCTAAGCCAGTATTTACAAAGCTTGAGGATAGTGTAATAGTGGAAGAACTTGAAAGAATGAACGCTAGTTAA
- a CDS encoding TatD family hydrolase: MGKKKVRQWPPNGKKLPVYVIDNHTHLPLREEDLIEKDGIKLTCEDQIDLAYKAGVKQLITSGCEYLDLELTLDLALKYENVYAALAIHPNEAPLHSQIFEVAPDGLEPKRSEHYFDISYEDAFDKVATLCKNDAVLAVGETGLDYFRTGHLGIEKQKEAFRDHIALAKELDKPLQIHDRQAHADVVEILLKDKAPERTVFHCFSGGRTLAQYCAENRWMASFAGPITYKANEDLRKAFLELPRELVLVETDAPYLTPEPYRGCPNSSYVMVETVEAMSRMWNEEIFTTSLVLQANTQRIYELPILENEFEI, encoded by the coding sequence ATGGGGAAGAAAAAAGTCAGACAGTGGCCACCTAACGGTAAGAAGTTACCTGTCTATGTGATAGATAATCATACTCATTTACCCTTACGTGAAGAAGATCTTATTGAAAAGGACGGTATTAAGCTGACCTGTGAAGATCAGATTGATTTAGCTTATAAAGCTGGTGTGAAGCAGCTCATAACTTCTGGTTGTGAGTATTTGGATTTAGAATTGACTTTAGATTTGGCTCTGAAGTATGAGAATGTTTATGCTGCTCTTGCTATTCATCCAAATGAAGCTCCTTTACATTCACAGATTTTTGAGGTAGCTCCTGATGGTTTAGAGCCTAAACGTTCAGAGCATTACTTTGATATTAGTTATGAAGATGCTTTTGATAAAGTGGCTACTTTGTGTAAGAATGATGCTGTTTTGGCTGTTGGTGAAACAGGACTGGATTACTTCAGAACAGGGCATCTTGGGATAGAAAAACAGAAAGAAGCTTTTAGGGATCATATTGCTTTGGCTAAGGAACTAGATAAGCCGTTGCAGATACACGATAGGCAAGCTCATGCTGATGTTGTAGAGATTTTACTTAAGGATAAGGCTCCTGAGCGTACTGTTTTTCATTGCTTCTCAGGTGGGAGGACTCTAGCGCAGTATTGTGCTGAGAATAGGTGGATGGCATCTTTTGCTGGACCTATAACGTACAAGGCTAATGAAGATTTGCGTAAAGCATTTTTAGAGTTACCTAGGGAATTAGTGTTAGTTGAAACAGATGCTCCTTATTTGACTCCTGAACCTTATAGGGGATGTCCTAATTCTTCGTACGTGATGGTTGAAACTGTTGAGGCAATGTCGCGTATGTGGAATGAAGAGATTTTTACTACGAGTTTAGTTTTGCAGGCTAATACTCAGAGGATTTATGAGCTACCTATTTTGGAAAATGAGTTCGAAATATAA
- a CDS encoding G5 domain-containing protein: protein MSNENNTVSKTRYPSRRDIRKHDKKRRLHKVFKASCISILTTSVLVLGIGTSLAYPHKTVRVTIDGKTQTVSTWAEKVSDVLREKGVFVKKQDDVSPNANAYLQTGDKVVVNEAKKVSVNVNGTNKEAWTTASYSDEIVDEFSDSDVKVTVSARSSNVNGSSNSGLVSKKSKIKVIHDGKDEYVDVKPSENAETVLKKIGVEVSPIDKVLVGKDKTETSLIVQRVERGYESKTEPIKFETKIEKDPQLEAGEQKKAQEGKDGEKEVSSYFEKVDGKVVHQGKVTEDVKSEPVEEVIKLGVKGIDASKLPDDPKKLLDLVRTGGVNVPNVNTNYSGEDPRALALPLVVGRGWSDSEYRCLIALWEKESHWNPNAYNASSGATGIPQALPGNKMASAGPDWRTNPVTQIRWGLGYISGRYGTPCKAWGHSQAVGWY from the coding sequence ATGAGTAACGAAAATAATACTGTTTCAAAGACTAGATATCCTAGTCGTAGAGACATACGTAAACATGATAAGAAAAGACGTTTACATAAAGTCTTTAAGGCTTCATGTATTAGTATTTTGACAACGTCTGTTTTGGTTTTGGGTATTGGGACTTCATTAGCTTATCCTCATAAAACTGTGAGAGTAACTATTGATGGTAAAACTCAAACTGTTTCTACATGGGCTGAAAAAGTTTCGGATGTTTTACGCGAAAAAGGTGTGTTTGTTAAAAAGCAAGATGACGTTTCGCCTAACGCAAATGCTTATCTTCAAACTGGAGATAAGGTCGTTGTTAATGAGGCTAAAAAAGTTAGCGTTAACGTAAATGGCACCAATAAGGAAGCATGGACTACTGCATCTTATTCGGATGAAATTGTGGATGAATTTTCTGACTCTGATGTGAAAGTTACTGTTTCTGCTAGATCATCTAATGTTAATGGTTCAAGTAATAGCGGTTTAGTTTCTAAAAAATCAAAGATTAAAGTTATTCATGACGGTAAAGATGAGTATGTTGATGTTAAACCATCTGAGAATGCTGAAACTGTTTTGAAAAAAATAGGAGTTGAGGTTTCGCCGATAGATAAAGTTCTAGTTGGCAAAGATAAAACTGAAACTAGTTTGATTGTGCAACGAGTTGAACGTGGCTATGAATCTAAAACGGAGCCTATAAAGTTTGAAACTAAGATTGAAAAGGATCCTCAGTTAGAAGCTGGTGAACAAAAGAAAGCTCAAGAAGGTAAAGATGGAGAGAAAGAAGTTTCATCTTACTTTGAAAAGGTTGATGGTAAAGTTGTTCATCAAGGAAAAGTAACTGAAGATGTTAAATCTGAGCCTGTGGAAGAAGTTATAAAATTAGGAGTGAAGGGCATAGACGCCTCTAAACTTCCTGACGACCCTAAGAAATTGTTGGATTTGGTGCGTACAGGTGGCGTGAATGTGCCTAATGTTAACACTAATTATTCTGGCGAAGATCCTAGGGCTTTAGCTTTGCCTTTGGTTGTTGGCAGAGGCTGGTCAGATAGCGAATATCGTTGTTTGATAGCTTTGTGGGAGAAGGAATCTCATTGGAATCCTAATGCTTATAATGCTTCATCGGGGGCTACTGGTATACCACAAGCTTTGCCTGGTAATAAGATGGCTTCAGCAGGTCCTGACTGGCGTACAAATCCTGTTACACAGATTCGTTGGGGATTAGGATACATTTCCGGTAGGTATGGTACTCCTTGTAAAGCATGGGGACATAGTCAAGCTGTCGGTTGGTATTAA
- the rsmA gene encoding 16S rRNA (adenine(1518)-N(6)/adenine(1519)-N(6))-dimethyltransferase RsmA translates to MTVKFLSSSSVRELCALLQIRPTKTLGQNFVTDQSTVKKIVSKIGDIDGKHVIEVGPGLGSLTLAILEQNACVTAIEIDPTLAEALPATIVAHAEAVAGNLRILNEDALKVNGLEDLSKALPVTESSCNFEGFGKDPEFLIANLPYNVSVPIILNILDKFPSIHTILVMVQLEVAQRLTATVGNKIYGVPSLKLAWYGDARMVGKIGTNVFWPVPNVESALVLFERNVSEFVKDNESLRDVVFRIVDSAFGQRRKTLRQSLKALCEGVCETDDLLAGANVSSSLRAENLVIDDYISIAKEYISLQSDS, encoded by the coding sequence ATGACCGTAAAGTTTTTATCTTCTTCAAGTGTGCGCGAGCTATGTGCTTTGCTACAAATTAGACCTACTAAGACTCTGGGACAGAATTTTGTTACTGATCAATCTACTGTTAAAAAAATTGTGTCTAAGATTGGTGATATTGATGGCAAGCATGTTATAGAGGTAGGTCCAGGGTTAGGTTCACTTACTTTGGCTATTTTGGAACAGAATGCTTGTGTGACTGCTATAGAGATTGATCCTACTTTAGCTGAGGCTTTACCTGCGACGATTGTAGCTCATGCTGAGGCTGTTGCTGGTAATTTGCGTATTTTGAATGAGGACGCTTTAAAAGTAAATGGCTTAGAAGATTTATCTAAAGCTCTTCCTGTTACTGAGTCTAGTTGCAATTTTGAGGGTTTTGGCAAAGATCCTGAGTTTTTGATAGCTAATTTGCCTTATAATGTTTCTGTTCCGATTATTTTGAATATTTTGGATAAATTTCCTTCAATACATACTATTTTGGTTATGGTGCAACTTGAGGTTGCGCAACGTTTGACTGCAACTGTTGGGAATAAAATATACGGTGTGCCGAGTTTGAAACTTGCTTGGTATGGGGATGCCAGAATGGTTGGTAAGATTGGTACTAATGTTTTTTGGCCTGTTCCTAATGTTGAATCTGCTTTAGTTCTTTTTGAGAGAAATGTTTCTGAATTTGTTAAAGATAATGAGTCTTTGAGAGATGTTGTGTTTAGGATTGTTGATAGTGCGTTTGGACAAAGACGTAAGACTTTAAGGCAGTCTTTGAAAGCTTTGTGTGAAGGCGTGTGTGAAACTGATGATTTGTTAGCTGGGGCTAATGTGAGTTCGTCTTTGCGTGCAGAGAATTTAGTTATTGATGATTATATAAGTATTGCTAAAGAATATATTAGTTTGCAAAGCGATAGTTAG
- the ispE gene encoding 4-(cytidine 5'-diphospho)-2-C-methyl-D-erythritol kinase, translating to MDIAPIDEFSSAQISLRVFGKINLFLQVDGVESNGYHKLLTVFQPVDLYDDVHLSLRSSGDCHLVRYAGRVCGTNIFGDKDLCIRALNIFLDKYRAEVDSNCSDYFDIFVNKMIPVQGGMAGGSVDAAGVLRLLNEYYGFPFNTVTLEELAARLGADVPFGVRNVLSVGNRYGDVIEPLELPSCSDSNGIFPVEEYCWLLILNKVGLSTPDVFAELDRLYALNDGVEKGVSGGDCASFCADGLGGVSDKKKDIVCLKQDIVFAYRDSYSLAKEIRNDLEIAALSLYPKLSHILVEGIRGGALRGFISGSGPTCVLLCESESKAEQIRQYLANIDYLSDVIDEMLVVSNVSL from the coding sequence ATGGATATTGCCCCTATAGACGAGTTTTCTTCGGCTCAGATATCTCTTAGAGTTTTTGGGAAGATTAATTTGTTCTTGCAAGTTGATGGGGTGGAAAGTAACGGTTATCATAAGCTACTTACAGTTTTTCAGCCTGTTGATTTATACGATGATGTGCATTTGTCTTTGAGGAGTTCAGGGGATTGTCACTTAGTTCGTTATGCCGGTAGGGTTTGCGGTACTAATATTTTTGGAGATAAGGATTTATGCATTAGGGCTTTAAATATTTTTCTTGATAAGTATAGGGCTGAAGTTGATAGCAACTGCTCTGATTATTTTGATATTTTTGTAAATAAGATGATTCCTGTGCAGGGGGGCATGGCTGGTGGATCAGTTGATGCTGCTGGTGTGTTACGTTTGCTGAACGAGTATTATGGCTTTCCTTTCAATACTGTTACTTTGGAGGAGCTGGCTGCTCGTTTAGGGGCAGATGTGCCTTTTGGTGTGCGTAATGTTTTGAGTGTGGGTAATAGGTATGGTGATGTTATTGAGCCTTTAGAATTACCTAGTTGTTCTGATAGTAACGGTATTTTTCCTGTAGAAGAGTATTGTTGGTTGCTTATTTTGAATAAAGTAGGTTTGTCTACTCCTGATGTTTTTGCTGAGTTGGATAGACTTTACGCTTTGAATGATGGTGTTGAAAAAGGTGTATCTGGTGGAGACTGTGCTTCTTTTTGTGCTGATGGTTTAGGTGGCGTTTCTGATAAGAAGAAAGATATAGTATGTCTGAAGCAAGATATTGTATTTGCATATCGTGATTCTTATAGTTTGGCTAAGGAAATACGTAACGATTTAGAAATAGCGGCTTTGTCTTTGTACCCAAAGCTTAGCCATATTTTAGTAGAGGGTATACGTGGGGGAGCTCTAAGAGGATTTATATCGGGTTCAGGGCCAACTTGTGTGTTGTTGTGTGAGAGTGAATCTAAAGCTGAGCAAATTAGGCAGTATTTAGCTAATATTGATTACTTAAGCGATGTTATTGATGAGATGTTAGTGGTTTCTAACGTGAGTTTGTAA
- a CDS encoding helix-turn-helix transcriptional regulator codes for MSHKRTFLIGFGICIAYFFDVALIFRTSIQSYSEIILSEETFFTITNPAESVFYGMLLIGGLWLLFTEFVNTSKYWALLAATTYASSSAFVFFFMKDNATREFWFFTMRTLHFALLIVFIAVFYAFKTDKIQRLLLNKHYILYVGMIFLTLGQLLWNIHNILIAHGVVRIADGVYILPERNFIENAFFLFIAFYLATRGVGLLRVHFDSSPQHLSESQLVFIKEEANFYAQKHSLSPREKEVLILIIEGAGNQQIANILFINQATVKVHVRNIFKKTNMQNRNELIADFWHSV; via the coding sequence GTGTCACACAAACGCACCTTTCTCATAGGTTTCGGAATATGCATAGCTTACTTCTTCGATGTGGCTTTAATATTTAGAACTTCCATTCAAAGCTATTCTGAAATCATCCTATCCGAAGAAACATTCTTCACAATAACTAACCCAGCCGAATCTGTATTCTACGGAATGCTACTCATAGGCGGACTATGGTTACTCTTCACAGAATTTGTAAACACATCTAAATATTGGGCTCTTCTAGCTGCTACAACATATGCATCAAGTAGCGCCTTCGTATTCTTCTTTATGAAAGACAACGCAACACGCGAATTCTGGTTCTTTACAATGAGAACACTACATTTTGCCCTACTTATAGTATTCATAGCAGTATTCTATGCCTTTAAGACAGATAAAATTCAAAGACTACTACTAAATAAACATTACATTCTATACGTAGGGATGATATTCCTAACCCTAGGACAGCTCCTATGGAATATACACAATATATTAATCGCTCACGGAGTCGTCAGAATAGCAGATGGTGTATATATACTCCCAGAAAGAAACTTCATAGAAAACGCTTTCTTCCTATTCATAGCTTTCTACTTAGCAACACGTGGTGTAGGCCTACTTCGAGTACACTTTGACTCATCACCACAACACTTATCAGAATCACAACTAGTATTCATAAAAGAAGAAGCAAACTTTTACGCACAAAAACACTCACTATCACCAAGAGAAAAAGAAGTACTGATACTCATAATTGAAGGTGCAGGGAATCAACAGATAGCTAACATACTATTTATAAACCAAGCCACCGTCAAAGTTCACGTACGCAATATATTCAAGAAAACAAACATGCAAAACAGAAACGAACTAATAGCAGATTTCTGGCACAGCGTATAA
- a CDS encoding YfcC family protein, translated as MNTSTNTPVSSPPPELQETGKKKKKRGLYVPTAFTILFVLTFIAVIATWFVPAGQYSKLAYDAEQSAFVITEPSGKVETVKATQAELDKLGVKIPAEKFTSGDIKKPISIPDTYKELPSNPASISKVPIAMVNGTMESIDIMVFIFVLGGLIGVVRASGAFDSGLIQLTKKTKGNEFILVFAMSIFMVVGGTLCGLEEEAVAFYPIMCPIFIALGYDAIISVGAIFLAGSMGTTFSTINPFSAVIASNAAGVSFTEGLWWRTFGCVVGAIVVIGYLYWYAKKIKKDPTASYTYEDHKKFAERWGMSNTDSIPAFDWRRKVILLLFFIAFPIMVWGVMAKGWYFPTMASSFLTITMIVMVLAATGKDRLNEKQLVDAFSEGASSLVAVSLIIGLARGINLVLNEGLISDTMLHAAVNVAQGMNGPVFIIVMLLIFFVLGFVVPSSSGLAVLSMPIMAPLADTVGIPRWIIVCAYQWGQYAMLFLAPTGLVMATLQMLDMKYSHWFRFVWPMVAFVLVFGGGMLVTQTLIYGQ; from the coding sequence GTGAACACATCTACAAACACTCCTGTAAGCTCCCCACCACCAGAACTACAAGAAACAGGAAAGAAGAAAAAGAAACGCGGTCTTTACGTACCTACTGCATTCACAATCTTATTTGTGTTAACATTTATCGCAGTTATAGCTACTTGGTTTGTACCAGCCGGACAATATTCAAAATTAGCATATGATGCAGAACAGTCTGCATTCGTTATCACCGAACCATCAGGAAAAGTTGAAACAGTAAAAGCAACACAAGCAGAACTAGATAAACTAGGCGTAAAAATCCCTGCAGAAAAATTCACTTCAGGTGACATTAAAAAACCAATTTCTATTCCAGATACTTACAAAGAACTACCGTCAAACCCAGCAAGTATTTCAAAAGTCCCAATTGCCATGGTAAACGGTACTATGGAATCAATTGACATCATGGTATTCATCTTCGTTCTCGGAGGACTAATTGGTGTTGTACGTGCATCAGGAGCTTTCGACTCAGGTCTAATCCAGCTAACAAAGAAAACAAAAGGTAACGAATTCATCCTAGTATTCGCCATGAGTATCTTCATGGTTGTCGGTGGTACACTATGCGGTCTAGAAGAAGAAGCCGTCGCATTCTACCCAATTATGTGTCCAATATTTATAGCATTAGGCTATGACGCAATCATATCCGTAGGTGCTATATTCTTAGCAGGATCTATGGGTACAACGTTCTCAACAATCAACCCATTCTCAGCCGTTATAGCATCAAACGCAGCCGGTGTTTCATTCACAGAAGGTCTATGGTGGCGTACATTTGGTTGCGTAGTTGGCGCAATCGTAGTAATCGGATACCTATACTGGTATGCAAAGAAAATCAAGAAAGACCCAACAGCTTCATACACATACGAAGACCACAAAAAATTTGCTGAACGTTGGGGAATGTCAAATACAGACTCAATCCCAGCATTTGACTGGAGAAGAAAAGTCATCCTACTACTATTCTTCATAGCATTCCCAATCATGGTTTGGGGAGTTATGGCAAAAGGTTGGTACTTCCCAACAATGGCTTCATCATTCCTAACAATCACAATGATAGTAATGGTACTAGCAGCAACAGGTAAAGATCGTCTAAACGAAAAACAACTAGTAGATGCTTTCTCAGAAGGTGCATCATCATTAGTAGCAGTTTCCTTAATCATCGGTTTAGCCCGCGGTATTAACCTAGTGTTAAACGAAGGTTTAATTTCTGACACAATGCTACATGCAGCTGTAAACGTTGCTCAAGGAATGAACGGCCCAGTATTCATCATCGTAATGCTACTAATTTTCTTCGTACTAGGCTTCGTGGTACCATCATCATCAGGTCTAGCAGTACTATCAATGCCAATTATGGCACCTCTAGCTGACACAGTCGGTATCCCACGTTGGATTATCGTCTGCGCATATCAATGGGGTCAATACGCTATGCTATTCCTAGCTCCTACAGGTTTAGTTATGGCAACCCTACAAATGCTAGATATGAAGTACTCACACTGGTTCAGATTCGTATGGCCAATGGTTGCATTCGTACTAGTATTCGGTGGCGGTATGCTCGTAACACAAACCCTAATCTACGGGCAGTAA
- a CDS encoding ABC-F family ATP-binding cassette domain-containing protein, whose translation MGCQNITAMVGSRKLFTDITLGIEDADKIGVLGPNGGGKTSLLRILAQKQTPDEGLVTLTSGTTIAMLDQQDVINPEWSVTEAIYGKAEEYEWASDSTIREIHAGLLTDIKMDTKIKTLSGGQKRRVALAQVLSKNADITFLDEPTNHLDIVGITWLANFLNTRYNSGKGALIVVTHDRWFLDTVCTKIWEVVPGLDAGNGTDILPGTLEMYQGSYAAYILARAERDRQHAVTAQKRNNLLKKELAWLRRGAPARTSKPKFRINEAETLISDVPPVRNKVELVKLATSRLGKDVVDLENVTVDYSENKNTPILKNITWRIGPGDRVGILGVNGAGKTTLMRLIEGSQQPNSGIVKFGKTVKIGVLSQSTHELDEVADLRVVEAVSIISNAIVVDGKELSASQFVKRLGFSKSRAWTRVSELSGGERRRLQFMRILMQEPNVLLLDEPTNDLDTDTLVAMEDILDGFPTTLIVVSHDRYLLERVSDYQMLVKDGSVRMLPGGVDEYMSILESTVESKVSTTHQENAKSETEEINDDSSSTNNKPRLSGSERHQLSKELAAVERKMQKNEIQIEELNSLLVALSADPSKIDELIKTNKQLQVLEENNIEYEQRWFELNELLEE comes from the coding sequence ATGGGATGTCAAAATATAACAGCAATGGTCGGATCACGCAAACTATTCACAGATATAACATTAGGTATAGAAGACGCAGATAAAATTGGTGTGCTAGGACCAAACGGTGGAGGAAAAACAAGCCTACTTAGAATCCTAGCTCAAAAACAAACACCAGACGAGGGATTGGTAACGCTGACTTCTGGCACGACTATTGCCATGTTAGACCAACAAGATGTAATTAATCCCGAATGGAGCGTAACCGAAGCCATATACGGTAAAGCTGAAGAATATGAATGGGCATCAGATAGTACCATACGAGAAATCCATGCGGGATTACTTACCGATATCAAGATGGACACCAAAATAAAGACCTTATCAGGGGGACAAAAACGACGCGTTGCTTTAGCACAAGTACTTTCAAAAAACGCAGACATAACTTTCCTAGACGAACCCACAAACCATCTTGATATTGTTGGTATAACATGGCTCGCAAATTTTTTGAACACACGATATAACTCAGGAAAAGGCGCTTTAATAGTAGTAACACACGACAGATGGTTCCTAGACACAGTGTGTACAAAAATTTGGGAGGTCGTGCCAGGCCTAGACGCTGGCAACGGCACAGACATCTTGCCAGGAACCCTAGAAATGTATCAAGGGAGCTATGCCGCATATATACTCGCACGTGCTGAACGAGATCGCCAACATGCAGTAACAGCACAAAAACGCAACAACCTTTTGAAAAAAGAACTAGCATGGTTACGTAGGGGAGCACCAGCACGTACTAGCAAACCAAAATTCAGAATCAACGAAGCAGAAACACTGATTAGCGATGTACCCCCGGTGCGCAACAAAGTAGAACTAGTAAAACTAGCAACCTCTAGACTTGGCAAAGACGTAGTTGACCTAGAAAACGTCACAGTCGACTATTCAGAAAACAAAAACACCCCAATCCTAAAAAACATTACATGGCGTATAGGTCCAGGGGACAGAGTAGGAATATTAGGGGTCAACGGTGCGGGAAAAACAACATTAATGAGACTAATCGAAGGAAGCCAACAGCCTAACTCGGGCATAGTCAAATTTGGTAAAACAGTAAAAATAGGAGTTTTATCCCAATCTACTCACGAACTAGACGAAGTAGCTGACTTACGAGTAGTAGAAGCAGTAAGCATAATTTCAAATGCAATAGTAGTTGATGGAAAAGAACTATCAGCTAGCCAATTCGTAAAAAGACTAGGATTTAGCAAATCTCGTGCATGGACTAGGGTAAGTGAGCTATCAGGTGGAGAACGTAGACGTTTGCAATTTATGCGTATCCTAATGCAAGAACCTAATGTTTTACTACTAGACGAACCTACTAATGACTTAGATACTGATACTTTAGTAGCCATGGAAGATATCCTAGACGGCTTCCCAACTACATTAATCGTAGTGTCCCACGACAGGTATTTGCTTGAACGAGTCAGTGACTATCAAATGCTAGTAAAAGATGGCTCTGTTCGTATGTTACCTGGTGGGGTAGATGAATATATGAGTATTTTAGAGTCGACAGTTGAATCTAAAGTCTCTACAACACATCAAGAAAACGCCAAGAGTGAAACAGAAGAAATAAACGACGATTCGTCTTCTACTAATAATAAACCTAGACTATCTGGATCTGAGCGACATCAGTTATCTAAAGAATTAGCTGCAGTTGAACGTAAAATGCAAAAAAATGAAATCCAAATAGAGGAACTAAATTCTTTACTTGTAGCCCTGTCAGCTGACCCCTCGAAGATAGATGAGCTAATAAAAACAAATAAGCAACTACAAGTCTTGGAAGAAAATAATATTGAATATGAACAGAGATGGTTTGAACTGAACGAACTGTTAGAAGAATAG